The following proteins are co-located in the Candidatus Nitrotoga sp. AM1P genome:
- a CDS encoding FimV/HubP family polar landmark protein, with translation MLKSLVKALGLAIGLVLSGFSYAISMGDINVTNTLGEPMNVLIELGTASKDEISSLSARLASPEVFKNAGLDYPSGLPPLNFKIETNANGEPYIKITSAQPINEPFVNLLVELAWSSGKLLREYTFLLDPPGYVPVQPQPAEVKPVEPSIVDVSELESKGKEEIIESPLPSTALMVDEKQAVDEIPAAVNKPNESSNVASGAIKVKRGDTLSKLALQIKSPDVSLERALVALYRTNADAFDGKNMNRLKIGKILQMPEQSELDNLPQMQAVKEIRAQADDWHAYRQKLAAASGLVTGDESKQEASGKISTTVSDNAPATKESAKEVVRLSKGEAPGDKTSAGGNAKTLQNKLHALEEEAISKSKALQESNERVVALEKNVQDLQRLIDLKGQPPVAQVKSVQNPVEEQAVTKSNEDQLGAMSQVPAVTSQVANVASEVAAVSAVAAVSPVQQVKPITKPKVVVTQPSLLEVIRGQPLYMAGGAAALLGLVGLGYLVTRRGKNSGKKTKLGDKPIEHTIGSSNQMLTPASSSPKTDDSTNAIATTSDISQAQADDFDPISGADLFLSFGRDEQAEKILKEALIKNPANHQIHLKLLSIYANRKDVHLFATIARQLRDSGDTHAWEQAAVMGIKLEPNNPMYGGNVSVTEEEPFVATHSPDIMLNEGGAAKPPSSLDFDLDLDFDAPKALTDSAETSKSSSVSKNTTMDFDVTASHAKLPASSTGKVGTTPINLDDFILDVAANPAIAPAMTTPTKVNEPIDFTLDFPSADKSADKFEVSPVKAVPKEIMDIGLGDISLNLDKPVIPAPALSVEERDAQWHDAATKLDLAKAYQEMGDAAGAREILEEVVREGNEQHRMAAEALLRQLPV, from the coding sequence GTGCTGAAATCACTCGTCAAAGCATTAGGTCTAGCTATCGGTTTAGTTTTGTCTGGTTTTTCTTATGCGATTAGCATGGGCGATATTAATGTAACCAACACATTGGGTGAGCCCATGAATGTGTTGATAGAGCTAGGGACAGCCAGCAAAGATGAGATAAGTAGCCTGTCTGCGCGCTTGGCTTCGCCCGAAGTATTCAAGAATGCGGGGCTGGATTACCCATCCGGGTTGCCTCCTTTGAATTTCAAGATTGAGACGAATGCTAATGGCGAACCTTATATTAAGATAACTTCAGCGCAACCGATCAACGAGCCGTTTGTTAATCTATTGGTGGAATTGGCCTGGTCGTCTGGCAAGCTGCTGCGAGAATACACTTTCTTACTTGATCCACCAGGTTATGTTCCAGTACAACCGCAACCAGCAGAAGTAAAACCAGTAGAGCCGAGCATCGTTGATGTTTCCGAGCTTGAATCCAAAGGCAAGGAAGAGATAATTGAATCTCCGTTGCCAAGCACTGCATTAATGGTGGATGAAAAGCAAGCTGTTGATGAAATACCTGCTGCCGTTAATAAACCCAATGAAAGTAGTAACGTTGCTTCCGGTGCTATTAAGGTGAAACGCGGTGATACCTTGAGCAAACTTGCACTTCAAATAAAGTCTCCTGATGTTAGTCTGGAACGTGCGCTGGTCGCTCTGTATCGCACCAATGCCGACGCATTCGATGGTAAAAATATGAATCGTCTGAAAATAGGAAAAATCCTGCAGATGCCAGAGCAATCTGAGCTGGATAATCTACCTCAGATGCAAGCTGTAAAAGAAATTCGCGCACAAGCTGATGATTGGCATGCCTATCGTCAAAAACTTGCGGCAGCCAGCGGACTTGTGACAGGGGACGAATCCAAGCAGGAAGCCTCTGGTAAAATTAGTACCACTGTTTCTGATAATGCCCCCGCAACCAAAGAATCCGCGAAGGAAGTAGTGAGGTTGTCCAAGGGTGAAGCGCCCGGTGACAAAACCTCTGCCGGCGGCAATGCAAAAACTTTGCAGAACAAGCTTCATGCACTGGAAGAAGAAGCGATCTCCAAGAGCAAGGCGCTCCAAGAAAGTAATGAGCGTGTTGTAGCGTTAGAAAAAAATGTTCAAGATTTACAGCGCTTGATCGATTTGAAGGGGCAGCCACCCGTAGCGCAAGTAAAGTCTGTTCAGAATCCAGTTGAAGAACAAGCTGTAACTAAATCGAATGAAGACCAACTTGGAGCTATGTCACAAGTCCCTGCTGTTACTTCACAAGTAGCTAATGTTGCTTCTGAGGTTGCAGCTGTCAGCGCGGTTGCAGCCGTCAGTCCGGTGCAACAAGTTAAGCCAATAACCAAACCCAAGGTGGTTGTTACGCAGCCCTCTCTGTTGGAAGTGATACGTGGCCAACCGCTTTACATGGCTGGCGGAGCGGCAGCGCTGTTGGGGCTGGTTGGCCTTGGCTATCTGGTAACCCGGCGTGGTAAGAACAGCGGGAAAAAAACTAAATTGGGTGATAAGCCGATTGAGCATACGATAGGGTCGTCCAATCAAATGCTTACACCTGCGTCATCTTCTCCGAAAACTGATGATTCTACTAATGCCATTGCTACGACTAGCGATATTAGTCAAGCGCAGGCCGATGATTTTGATCCGATCAGCGGGGCAGATTTGTTCTTGAGTTTTGGTCGTGATGAGCAAGCGGAAAAGATTCTGAAAGAGGCGTTGATCAAGAATCCGGCTAATCATCAGATTCATCTCAAATTGTTATCTATTTATGCGAACCGTAAGGATGTGCATTTATTTGCTACCATTGCGCGTCAGTTGCGGGATTCAGGCGATACGCATGCTTGGGAGCAAGCAGCCGTAATGGGTATCAAGCTTGAACCCAATAACCCAATGTATGGTGGCAATGTAAGTGTGACAGAAGAAGAACCATTCGTTGCCACTCACTCTCCCGATATCATGCTTAATGAGGGCGGGGCAGCAAAACCGCCATCTTCCTTGGATTTTGACCTCGACCTTGATTTTGATGCACCGAAAGCATTAACAGATAGCGCTGAGACAAGTAAGTCGAGCTCTGTTTCAAAGAATACAACGATGGATTTTGATGTGACTGCCAGCCATGCAAAACTGCCTGCGTCGAGCACTGGTAAAGTTGGAACTACTCCAATAAATTTGGATGATTTTATTTTAGATGTGGCAGCTAATCCTGCTATAGCCCCGGCAATGACTACTCCGACGAAAGTCAATGAACCTATTGATTTTACACTGGACTTTCCTTCTGCAGATAAAAGTGCAGATAAGTTTGAGGTTTCCCCTGTGAAAGCGGTGCCCAAGGAAATAATGGATATCGGTCTGGGCGATATCAGTTTGAATCTGGATAAACCTGTCATTCCTGCTCCTGCTCTATCAGTGGAGGAAAGGGATGCACAATGGCACGACGCTGCCACCAAACTTGATCTCGCCAAGGCTTACCAGGAAATGGGTGATGCTGCAGGCGCACGTGAAATTTTAGAAGAAGTTGTACGTGAAGGGAATGAGCAGCATCGAATGGCTGCTGAAGCATTATTACGACAACTGCCTGTATAG
- a CDS encoding aspartate-semialdehyde dehydrogenase has protein sequence MKKKYDVAILGATGAVGEAMLSILEQRNFPVGKLFPLASSRSAGSIVTFRNQEITVQDVEGFDFSQVQIGLFSAGSSVSEKYAPIATAAGCVVIDNTAQFRYEDDIPLVVPEVNPHAIAQYKNRGIIANPNCSTIQMLVALKPIHDAVGIERINVATYQAVSGTGKEAIEELAEQTRALFNHQEVKTEIYSKRIAFNVLPHIDVFMDNGYTKEEMKMVWETRKIMENDTIMVNATAVRVPVFYGHSEAVHIETHKKITANEACALLEKAPGVQVMDRRESGGYPTAIEAAGQDATLVGRIREDISHPRGLNLWVVSDNVRKGAALNSVQIAEILIETYLA, from the coding sequence ATGAAAAAGAAATACGATGTCGCGATATTGGGTGCGACAGGTGCTGTTGGCGAGGCAATGTTGTCAATTCTGGAGCAGCGCAACTTTCCAGTTGGTAAGCTGTTCCCTCTGGCTTCCAGTCGTTCCGCCGGTTCTATAGTGACATTCCGCAATCAGGAAATTACGGTTCAGGACGTGGAAGGTTTTGATTTTTCGCAGGTGCAGATTGGCCTATTTTCCGCGGGTAGCAGTGTGTCGGAAAAATATGCGCCGATCGCTACGGCAGCTGGTTGTGTGGTGATCGATAATACTGCGCAATTCCGCTACGAGGACGACATTCCGCTTGTGGTGCCGGAAGTGAATCCGCATGCTATTGCGCAATACAAGAACCGAGGCATTATTGCTAATCCGAACTGTTCCACCATTCAAATGCTGGTGGCGTTGAAACCTATCCATGATGCAGTAGGTATAGAGCGCATTAATGTTGCTACGTATCAGGCCGTGTCTGGCACTGGCAAGGAAGCTATTGAGGAATTAGCGGAGCAAACACGTGCTTTGTTTAACCATCAAGAAGTGAAGACCGAGATTTATTCTAAACGTATCGCATTTAACGTGCTGCCGCACATTGATGTGTTCATGGATAATGGTTACACCAAAGAAGAGATGAAGATGGTGTGGGAGACTCGCAAGATCATGGAAAACGACACCATTATGGTGAATGCTACTGCTGTGCGGGTGCCTGTATTCTATGGTCATTCAGAGGCGGTGCATATTGAAACACACAAAAAAATCACAGCTAACGAAGCGTGCGCTTTGTTGGAAAAAGCACCAGGTGTGCAGGTGATGGATAGGCGTGAGTCTGGTGGCTATCCTACTGCCATCGAAGCAGCAGGACAGGATGCGACTCTGGTAGGGCGTATCCGTGAGGATATATCACATCCGCGGGGTCTTAATTTGTGGGTGGTGAGTGATAATGTACGAAAGGGCGCAGCACTTAACAGCGTGCAGATTGCCGAGATTTTGATTGAGACGTACTTAGCGTGA
- the leuB gene encoding 3-isopropylmalate dehydrogenase, with product MKIAVLPGDGIGPEIVAQAAKVLEALRREGLPLELEYAPIGGAGYDVSGDPLPDATLNLAQQSNAVLLGAVGGYQYDALPRLLRPEQGLLRIRKGLNLFANLRPAQLYPELVNASPLRLEVVSGLDIMILRELTGDIYFGQPRGIRTLANGERQGFDTMVYSESEISRVAHVGFQIAMKRAGENGTGKVCSVDKANVLDTSMFWREIVTEVAKEYPAVELSHMYVDNAAMQLVRAPKQFDVILTGNIFGDILSDEASMLTGSIGMLPSASLDANNKGLYEPCHGSAPDIAGKNIANPLATILSLAMMMRYTFARVDIAQRIESSVRKTLQRGLRTADIAEAGMEKIGTDAMGDAVVAALLN from the coding sequence ATGAAAATCGCTGTATTGCCGGGTGACGGCATTGGGCCAGAAATTGTTGCACAAGCTGCTAAGGTGCTAGAAGCCTTGCGACGCGAGGGACTGCCGTTAGAGCTGGAATATGCACCTATTGGAGGTGCGGGATATGATGTTTCAGGTGATCCGCTACCGGATGCTACGCTGAACTTGGCACAGCAGTCGAATGCCGTATTGCTCGGAGCAGTGGGGGGCTATCAATATGACGCACTGCCGCGCTTGCTACGTCCGGAACAAGGTCTATTACGCATTCGTAAAGGGCTCAACCTGTTTGCCAATCTGCGCCCGGCACAGTTATATCCAGAGTTGGTAAATGCGTCTCCGCTGCGTCTAGAAGTAGTGTCTGGGCTAGACATCATGATCCTAAGGGAATTGACTGGTGATATTTATTTCGGCCAGCCGCGCGGCATTCGGACGCTCGCTAATGGTGAGCGTCAAGGTTTTGATACCATGGTATACAGTGAATCTGAGATCTCCCGCGTGGCGCATGTTGGCTTCCAGATTGCTATGAAACGTGCTGGTGAAAATGGTACGGGAAAAGTTTGTTCAGTGGATAAGGCTAATGTGCTGGATACGAGTATGTTTTGGCGTGAAATAGTGACGGAGGTAGCAAAGGAATATCCGGCAGTCGAACTGTCACATATGTATGTGGACAACGCTGCGATGCAACTGGTGAGGGCACCCAAGCAGTTTGATGTAATTCTGACCGGCAACATCTTTGGTGACATCCTGTCGGATGAAGCCTCCATGTTGACTGGCTCCATTGGCATGTTGCCTTCCGCTTCATTGGATGCGAACAACAAGGGTTTGTATGAACCTTGCCATGGTTCCGCACCGGACATCGCAGGTAAAAATATTGCCAATCCGTTGGCAACAATTTTGTCATTGGCTATGATGATGCGCTATACATTTGCACGCGTAGATATCGCACAACGCATTGAGTCCTCTGTGCGTAAAACTTTGCAGCGGGGTTTGCGTACTGCGGATATTGCTGAGGCGGGTATGGAGAAAATTGGTACGGACGCGATGGGCGATGCCGTAGTTGCGGCGTTGTTAAATTAA
- the leuD gene encoding 3-isopropylmalate dehydratase small subunit, which produces MDKFVCIDGLVVPLDRANVDTDAIIPKQFLKSIKRTGFGPNLFDEWRYLDHGEPGMDNSRRPLNPDFMLNQPRYHGAQILLARENFGCGSSREHAPWALDDYGFRAIIAPSFADIFCNNCFKNGLLPIVLDTASVDDLFQAVIATPGYHLKIDLVQQSITAPNGVVYRFEVDAFRKNCLLNGLDDIGLTLQHVGEIKEYEARRKSEAPWLFT; this is translated from the coding sequence ATGGATAAGTTTGTCTGCATTGATGGCTTGGTTGTACCGCTTGACCGTGCCAACGTGGATACGGACGCGATCATTCCCAAGCAATTTCTAAAATCGATCAAGCGTACCGGTTTTGGTCCCAACCTGTTTGACGAGTGGCGCTATCTCGACCACGGCGAACCGGGCATGGACAATTCCAGGCGGCCACTCAATCCGGATTTTATGCTGAATCAGCCGCGTTATCATGGTGCGCAAATTTTGCTGGCTCGTGAGAATTTCGGCTGCGGCTCATCGCGTGAGCATGCGCCGTGGGCACTGGATGATTACGGTTTCCGCGCTATCATTGCGCCTAGCTTTGCAGACATTTTCTGTAATAACTGTTTCAAAAATGGTTTATTGCCGATTGTGCTGGATACTGCAAGCGTAGATGACTTGTTTCAGGCTGTGATCGCGACGCCGGGCTATCATCTGAAGATTGACCTGGTGCAACAAAGTATCACTGCGCCGAATGGGGTGGTGTATCGCTTTGAGGTAGATGCTTTTCGCAAAAATTGCTTGTTGAATGGACTGGATGATATTGGGCTGACCCTGCAGCATGTGGGAGAGATCAAAGAATATGAAGCACGGCGTAAATCTGAAGCACCGTGGTTGTTTACCTGA
- a CDS encoding entericidin A/B family lipoprotein, protein MRMFKMALVLSLVMVAGCNTVGGFGKDLSKVGGTIEKTADEVKNSNGK, encoded by the coding sequence ATGAGAATGTTTAAAATGGCATTGGTGTTGTCCTTGGTTATGGTAGCAGGATGTAATACCGTAGGAGGATTTGGCAAGGATTTGTCCAAAGTCGGCGGTACGATTGAAAAAACAGCGGATGAGGTAAAGAATAGCAATGGAAAATAG
- the leuC gene encoding 3-isopropylmalate dehydratase large subunit, which translates to MGTQTLYDKLWNSHVVHEEPDGTTLIYIDRHLVHEVTSPQAFEGLRLAGRKPWRIASMLAVADHNVPTTDRTQGIADPISRLQVETLDSNCDELGIIEFRMADVRQGIVHVIGPEQGATLPGMTVVCGDSHTSTHGAFAALAFGIGTSEVEHVMATQCLLMKKARAMQVLVEGTLGKGVTAKDLVLAVIGKIGTAGGTGYAIEFAGSAIRALSMEGRMTVCNMAIEAGARAGMIAADEATISYLKGRPFAPQGELWDKAVDYWRTLHSDDNAQFDKVVRLDAAEIKPQVTWGTSPEMVVAVDGNVPDPARESDPVKRSSIDLSLKYMGLQPNMPITEIQIDKVFIGSCTNARIEDLRAAAEVVRGKHVAANVKLAMAVPGSGLVKQQAEREGLDKIFVEAGFEWREPGCSMCLAMNADKLEPGERCASTSNRNFEGRQGPGGRTHLVSPEMAAAAAIAGHFVDVRSF; encoded by the coding sequence ATGGGTACACAAACTCTTTACGACAAACTTTGGAACAGTCATGTGGTGCACGAAGAGCCTGATGGCACCACGTTGATTTATATTGACCGCCATTTGGTGCATGAAGTAACCAGCCCACAGGCATTTGAGGGCTTGCGGCTGGCTGGGCGCAAGCCTTGGCGTATAGCTTCCATGCTTGCCGTGGCGGATCACAATGTACCAACTACGGATCGCACGCAAGGCATTGCCGATCCGATTTCGCGACTGCAGGTGGAGACTTTGGACAGCAATTGCGATGAGCTTGGTATTATCGAATTCAGGATGGCTGATGTGCGCCAGGGCATTGTGCATGTTATTGGACCGGAGCAGGGCGCGACCTTGCCGGGCATGACCGTGGTATGTGGTGATTCACACACCAGTACGCATGGTGCGTTTGCTGCGCTGGCGTTTGGCATTGGTACATCGGAAGTTGAGCATGTGATGGCGACACAATGTTTGCTGATGAAAAAAGCCCGTGCCATGCAGGTGTTGGTGGAAGGCACGCTCGGTAAGGGTGTCACGGCCAAGGACTTGGTGCTGGCGGTAATCGGTAAAATTGGTACGGCGGGCGGAACGGGCTATGCGATCGAATTTGCCGGTAGCGCGATCCGAGCGCTGTCTATGGAAGGGCGAATGACAGTATGCAACATGGCCATCGAAGCAGGTGCCCGCGCCGGTATGATAGCGGCGGATGAGGCCACGATCAGCTATCTCAAGGGTCGGCCTTTTGCGCCGCAAGGTGAATTATGGGACAAGGCGGTAGACTACTGGCGTACTTTGCATAGCGACGACAATGCGCAGTTCGACAAGGTGGTACGACTGGATGCTGCGGAAATAAAACCGCAAGTAACTTGGGGTACCTCGCCGGAAATGGTGGTGGCAGTGGATGGCAACGTACCTGATCCCGCACGGGAGAGCGACCCCGTGAAGCGCAGCAGTATTGATCTTTCTTTAAAGTATATGGGGTTACAGCCGAATATGCCGATTACTGAAATTCAAATTGACAAAGTATTTATCGGCTCATGCACCAATGCTCGCATTGAGGATTTGCGCGCTGCGGCAGAGGTGGTGCGCGGCAAGCATGTTGCTGCCAATGTGAAGCTGGCGATGGCGGTGCCTGGCTCTGGATTAGTCAAGCAGCAGGCTGAGCGCGAAGGTTTGGATAAAATATTTGTCGAGGCGGGTTTCGAATGGCGCGAGCCAGGATGTTCTATGTGCCTTGCGATGAATGCGGACAAATTGGAGCCAGGTGAACGATGTGCTTCAACTTCCAACCGCAATTTTGAAGGACGGCAGGGGCCGGGCGGCAGGACCCATTTGGTAAGCCCTGAAATGGCAGCAGCAGCAGCTATTGCCGGCCATTTTGTAGATGTTAGAAGTTTTTAG
- a CDS encoding ABCB family ABC transporter ATP-binding protein/permease: MRPRSATSTPAPRGDWSIIRILLPYLLEFKGRVVLALLLLVLAKLANVTVPLLLKEIVDALDKPKAMLLVPVSLVVGYGLLRLLSTLFGELRDAVFAKVTQRAIRRVALKLFVHLHSLSLRFHLERQTGGVSRDIERGTKGISFLLNFMLFSILPTLLEIGLVAGILFYKYNAWFAVITFITLIVYIVFTLFITEWRMVFRRTMNDMDSKANTRAIDSLLNYETVKYFGNEDYEARRYDEHMTKWETSAVQNQTSLATLNSGQSAIIAIGMTALMLLASSGVVKGELTLGDLVLINVFMLQLYMPLHFLGFVYREIKHSLVDMEKMFRLLDENREIQDAPDAVALKVDQASVHFEQVCFSYEPKRQILFDISFDIPPGHTVAVVGSSGAGKSTLSRLLFRFYDVNLGRILIDNQDIRKVTQASLRAAIGIVPQDTVLFNDSIYYNIAYGRPEASREEILHAAQSAHIHDFITSLPDGYDTMVGERGLKLSGGEKQRVAIARAILKNPAILIFDEATSALDSKSEKVIQNELRNVAHNRTTLVIAHRLSTIVDAHQILVMDSGRIVERGTHRELLAKQDVYAQMWALQQQEEE, translated from the coding sequence ATGCGCCCTCGTTCTGCTACCTCAACTCCTGCGCCTCGTGGCGATTGGAGTATTATTCGCATCCTTCTGCCTTACCTGCTGGAATTTAAGGGTCGTGTTGTGCTTGCGTTGTTGCTGCTGGTGCTGGCCAAACTGGCTAACGTGACGGTGCCACTGTTGCTTAAGGAAATCGTGGATGCTCTGGATAAGCCAAAGGCAATGCTGTTGGTGCCGGTGTCACTCGTAGTTGGCTATGGTTTGTTGCGGCTCCTCAGCACACTGTTCGGCGAGTTGCGCGATGCGGTATTTGCCAAAGTAACCCAGCGTGCCATACGGCGCGTAGCACTCAAACTGTTTGTGCATTTGCATAGCTTAAGTTTGCGCTTCCATCTAGAGCGGCAGACTGGTGGCGTATCGCGTGATATTGAGCGTGGTACGAAAGGAATCAGCTTTTTACTCAATTTTATGCTGTTCAGCATTCTGCCGACGCTGCTGGAAATCGGCCTGGTTGCAGGAATTCTGTTTTATAAATACAACGCTTGGTTCGCGGTTATCACTTTCATTACACTGATTGTGTATATCGTTTTTACCTTATTCATTACCGAGTGGCGAATGGTATTTCGCCGCACGATGAATGATATGGACTCGAAGGCAAACACGCGTGCAATAGACAGTCTGCTTAACTATGAAACGGTAAAGTACTTTGGTAACGAGGATTATGAAGCACGACGCTACGATGAACACATGACAAAGTGGGAAACCTCGGCAGTGCAGAATCAAACTTCGCTGGCAACGTTGAATTCTGGGCAGAGCGCTATTATTGCCATCGGCATGACCGCGTTGATGCTGCTAGCATCGAGTGGGGTGGTAAAAGGTGAGCTGACCCTGGGCGACTTGGTTTTAATCAACGTTTTCATGTTGCAGCTTTATATGCCATTGCATTTTCTTGGTTTTGTTTATCGCGAGATCAAGCACTCTCTGGTGGACATGGAAAAAATGTTCCGCCTGCTCGATGAAAACCGTGAGATACAAGATGCGCCCGATGCGGTTGCGCTGAAAGTTGATCAAGCTTCAGTACATTTTGAGCAGGTGTGTTTTTCTTACGAACCAAAGCGGCAAATTTTATTCGATATCAGTTTTGATATTCCGCCTGGGCATACGGTCGCCGTGGTGGGTTCAAGTGGAGCGGGCAAATCTACCTTGTCACGGTTACTGTTTCGTTTCTATGATGTAAATTTAGGACGCATCCTGATAGACAATCAGGATATTCGCAAGGTAACGCAGGCCAGTTTGCGCGCTGCGATTGGCATCGTGCCACAAGACACCGTGCTGTTTAACGATAGTATTTATTACAATATAGCTTATGGGCGTCCCGAAGCCTCGCGTGAAGAAATATTGCATGCAGCGCAGTCGGCCCATATTCACGACTTTATAACATCGTTGCCGGATGGCTACGACACCATGGTGGGCGAGCGTGGATTGAAGTTGTCTGGTGGAGAGAAGCAGCGTGTGGCGATTGCACGCGCTATTCTTAAAAATCCTGCCATCCTGATTTTTGACGAGGCAACTTCTGCGTTGGATTCAAAATCTGAGAAGGTAATTCAGAATGAATTGCGCAACGTTGCCCATAATCGTACCACACTGGTTATTGCTCATCGCTTGTCAACAATTGTGGACGCACACCAAATATTGGTAATGGACAGTGGGCGTATTGTAGAGCGTGGTACTCACCGCGAGTTGCTGGCGAAACAGGACGTATATGCGCAAATGTGGGCTCTGCAACAGCAAGAAGAAGAGTGA
- a CDS encoding tetratricopeptide repeat protein, with amino-acid sequence MSESNDFKEGLNFFLSKDYINAEKCFRKAAEQGDPEAQFCLGDMYNNGYGVAKDERKAVVLFRKSAEQRFAPSQINLGIMYSQGSGVEQDLIEAFMWLNIAGRAVDEEGGDLALDEEGRDLLGVVEEQMTAGQITEALRRSSVWMKTNQLL; translated from the coding sequence ATGAGTGAATCAAACGATTTTAAAGAGGGGCTGAATTTTTTCCTGAGTAAAGACTATATTAATGCGGAAAAGTGTTTTAGAAAAGCTGCTGAGCAGGGAGATCCCGAGGCACAGTTCTGTCTTGGTGATATGTACAATAATGGTTATGGGGTCGCAAAGGACGAGCGGAAAGCTGTGGTTTTATTTCGTAAGTCTGCAGAGCAGCGATTTGCGCCATCACAAATTAATCTAGGTATTATGTACTCTCAAGGGAGTGGCGTTGAGCAGGATCTTATTGAAGCGTTTATGTGGCTAAATATTGCTGGTCGAGCTGTCGATGAAGAAGGGGGAGATCTTGCTCTTGATGAGGAGGGAAGGGATCTTCTTGGGGTTGTGGAAGAACAAATGACGGCTGGTCAAATTACAGAAGCACTGCGACGATCAAGCGTTTGGATGAAAACGAATCAATTACTCTAA
- a CDS encoding Mrp/NBP35 family ATP-binding protein: MTKTIEIKNMRDTRTVAAPAKDCGYFHGCQTCDENDTCKLDRAAHKKWLINKRMADIKYKVLVGSNKGGVGKSTTTVNLACALEKLGYKVGLADADLHGPNIPKMLGIENVRLRGDKDGIAPHIMPAGLKVASLGLLIEDQNEPVVWRDAVKYEFIIELLGNITWGKLDFLIIDLPPGTGNEHITIMDFIPNLDGVVVVSTPQDVALLDARKMISFVKERNTPIIGIVENMSGLICPHCSGEIDVFKKGGGERVANELGVPFIGAIPLDSEITICADKGVPVVLAYPESPSTKAFMAVAERCARFLGAHPEQEGSGAAA; encoded by the coding sequence ATGACGAAAACTATTGAAATAAAGAATATGAGGGACACCCGGACAGTGGCTGCGCCAGCGAAGGATTGCGGATATTTCCATGGCTGTCAAACATGTGACGAAAATGATACGTGTAAGCTGGATCGTGCTGCTCATAAAAAATGGTTGATTAATAAGCGGATGGCGGATATTAAGTATAAAGTTCTTGTCGGCAGTAACAAGGGCGGCGTGGGCAAAAGTACCACCACGGTTAACCTCGCCTGTGCCTTGGAAAAACTGGGTTACAAGGTTGGCTTGGCGGATGCCGATCTTCATGGGCCAAATATTCCAAAAATGCTTGGAATTGAAAATGTAAGACTTCGCGGGGATAAAGACGGTATAGCTCCGCACATCATGCCTGCAGGGTTAAAGGTTGCGTCTTTGGGTTTGTTGATAGAAGACCAGAACGAGCCAGTTGTCTGGAGAGATGCGGTAAAGTACGAATTTATCATTGAGCTCCTTGGGAATATTACTTGGGGGAAGCTCGATTTCCTGATAATAGATCTACCACCCGGCACGGGAAATGAACATATTACGATCATGGATTTTATTCCCAATCTGGATGGGGTTGTTGTTGTAAGCACTCCGCAGGATGTTGCGCTTCTTGATGCAAGGAAAATGATCTCTTTTGTAAAAGAAAGAAATACACCCATTATCGGAATTGTTGAAAACATGAGCGGCTTGATCTGTCCACATTGTAGTGGTGAGATTGACGTATTCAAGAAGGGCGGAGGAGAACGGGTCGCGAATGAACTGGGCGTGCCCTTTATTGGCGCAATCCCGCTCGATAGCGAGATAACCATTTGTGCGGATAAAGGTGTTCCCGTTGTGCTGGCTTATCCAGAGTCTCCTTCAACCAAGGCATTTATGGCGGTTGCCGAAAGATGTGCGAGATTTTTAGGCGCTCATCCAGAACAGGAGGGCAGTGGGGCGGCTGCGTAA